One stretch of Bacillus spongiae DNA includes these proteins:
- a CDS encoding polynucleotide kinase-phosphatase — MEVVVPYAGIVLLVGPSNSGKSTVLKNLVKKEQLLSSEVVSSDDFRVLVSDIEFIDWKQRSNDESDSLYDQYQKISREAFSLMDSLIETRCRLNKLTIVDATHLHPDDRKRYITMAKNNHVPIVAIILDVDQNILLERDEMRENPRGKRRIKQQYQVFKREKRFIKKEGYHATYFIRHSDEMVLKRHSKNPIELDVGKGIDIIGDVHGCFDEMIEILEELGYEQNQDNFYIHPEGRKFLSLGDIMSRGPKSLETMQFFLRHVKHDLAYMIDSNHGWKIARWLDGRKVTLSHGDELVEEEMKQFQEQYGEAPTIELKKELKKFLLRAPSHYVLTNNDIPLLVCAHAGIKDEFIGKQSYEVSDYCRYGDTGGIDSDGKPIRKDWSIHHKTNTLIVWGHDPKPKPLISNNTINIDQGVVFGGELTALRYPEKEFVSVKAKKNYSGAASNPLKELEKKRLDPPNISKFINGYSVLTEDLAKIHIPKEYAIPSIDTVSHYTVPIEELVYIPPTMSPTPQPSALKDYLEHPKEVIEYYRRMGVEKMVAEKKHMGSRGILMLFNSKKSGLKYVGRETLGVIYTRSGRRFFHDEVESDILKRLNDGLNHHNYFQKYETDYVLLDAEIMPWNLKAKELISKQYAHVSENASLDRTMIKSKLEKSINNNKDLEAWFAEYDEKLNNAHIFKEVFQKYCWEIEDINQIQIAPFHVLAHSNETFFNKPHTWHMEMNREFARMVDLFVETEFMVIDDSSSEDAAINWWETITSDGHEGIVIKPETFISKSNGGKLLQPAIKVRGRKYLNIIYGMDYLLPENLNRLKKRNVSKKQKLALKEFSLGIEGIRRFVRGESIERVHECVLGTLAMESDPVDPRL, encoded by the coding sequence ATGGAAGTTGTCGTACCTTACGCTGGAATCGTTCTACTAGTTGGACCATCTAATAGTGGTAAATCGACTGTTTTAAAAAACTTAGTGAAAAAGGAACAACTGCTTTCTTCCGAAGTGGTTAGTTCAGATGATTTTAGAGTGTTAGTAAGTGATATTGAATTTATAGATTGGAAGCAACGGTCAAATGATGAATCAGATTCTCTCTATGACCAATATCAAAAGATATCAAGGGAAGCCTTTTCATTAATGGACTCATTAATTGAAACAAGGTGTAGGCTGAACAAGTTAACGATTGTTGATGCAACGCATTTACATCCTGATGACCGTAAAAGGTATATCACAATGGCTAAAAACAATCATGTACCAATTGTAGCAATCATATTAGATGTTGATCAAAATATCTTACTTGAAAGAGACGAAATGCGTGAGAACCCAAGAGGAAAAAGGAGAATCAAGCAACAATATCAAGTCTTTAAAAGAGAGAAACGCTTTATTAAAAAAGAAGGTTACCATGCAACATATTTCATCCGTCATTCTGATGAAATGGTATTAAAAAGACATAGTAAAAACCCTATTGAGTTAGATGTTGGTAAAGGAATAGATATCATCGGCGATGTACATGGTTGCTTTGATGAAATGATTGAAATTCTTGAGGAATTGGGATACGAACAAAACCAAGATAATTTTTATATCCATCCAGAAGGTAGAAAGTTTTTGTCTCTTGGAGATATCATGAGTAGAGGACCAAAATCGTTAGAAACGATGCAATTCTTCTTGAGGCACGTTAAGCATGACCTCGCATATATGATAGATAGTAATCACGGCTGGAAAATAGCTAGATGGCTAGACGGTAGGAAAGTTACTTTAAGCCATGGTGACGAACTTGTAGAAGAAGAAATGAAACAATTCCAAGAACAATATGGTGAAGCACCTACTATAGAATTAAAAAAGGAATTAAAGAAATTTCTTCTTCGTGCACCCTCTCACTATGTATTGACCAATAATGATATACCATTATTGGTTTGTGCCCATGCAGGAATTAAAGACGAATTTATTGGGAAACAATCTTATGAAGTGAGTGATTATTGTCGCTATGGAGATACCGGTGGTATTGATAGTGATGGTAAGCCAATTAGAAAAGATTGGTCAATTCATCATAAAACTAACACACTAATCGTTTGGGGACATGATCCAAAACCTAAGCCACTTATTAGTAACAATACAATTAATATTGATCAAGGTGTAGTTTTTGGTGGTGAGTTAACAGCCTTACGCTACCCAGAAAAGGAATTTGTTTCTGTTAAAGCTAAAAAAAATTACTCAGGAGCTGCTAGTAATCCATTAAAAGAGCTGGAGAAAAAACGATTAGATCCCCCGAATATTTCCAAGTTCATTAATGGTTACTCCGTTTTAACCGAGGACTTAGCGAAAATTCACATTCCTAAAGAATATGCAATTCCATCAATCGATACAGTATCTCATTATACTGTTCCGATTGAAGAGCTTGTTTATATTCCACCAACAATGAGCCCTACTCCTCAGCCTTCTGCTTTAAAAGATTATCTTGAACATCCCAAGGAAGTCATTGAATATTATCGAAGGATGGGTGTTGAGAAAATGGTTGCTGAAAAGAAGCACATGGGTAGTAGAGGAATATTGATGCTATTTAACTCTAAGAAATCTGGTTTAAAGTACGTCGGACGTGAAACATTGGGTGTTATATATACAAGATCAGGAAGACGATTCTTTCATGATGAAGTAGAAAGCGATATCCTAAAGAGGCTGAACGACGGATTAAACCACCATAATTATTTTCAAAAGTATGAAACTGATTATGTACTGTTAGATGCTGAGATAATGCCTTGGAATCTAAAAGCTAAAGAATTAATTAGTAAACAATATGCTCACGTGTCTGAAAATGCAAGCCTAGATCGAACTATGATTAAAAGCAAGCTAGAAAAATCTATAAATAATAATAAAGACTTAGAAGCGTGGTTTGCTGAATATGATGAAAAACTAAATAATGCCCATATATTTAAAGAAGTTTTTCAAAAGTACTGTTGGGAGATAGAAGATATTAACCAAATTCAGATTGCCCCATTCCATGTACTAGCACATAGTAATGAAACGTTCTTTAATAAGCCACATACATGGCATATGGAAATGAATCGAGAATTTGCGAGAATGGTAGACCTTTTTGTAGAAACAGAATTTATGGTTATTGATGATTCATCGAGTGAAGACGCGGCAATTAATTGGTGGGAAACAATTACAAGTGACGGCCATGAAGGTATCGTTATTAAACCAGAAACATTTATATCGAAATCGAATGGTGGTAAGCTCCTACAGCCTGCCATTAAGGTTAGAGGTCGAAAGTACTTAAACATTATTTATGGTATGGATTATTTACTACCAGAAAATTTAAACCGATTAAAAAAGAGAAACGTTTCAAAGAAGCAAAAGCTAGCACTTAAGGAATTTTCACTAGGAATAGAAGGTATTCGAAGGTTTGTTCGAGGAGAATCTATTGAAAGAGTACATGAGTGTGTGCTTGGAACGCTAGCAATGGAGTCGGATCCGGTTGATCCGAGGTTATAA
- a CDS encoding GNAT family N-acetyltransferase, translating to MEIRKMEESDIESVKDIATFTWKDTYSSFIPIDIQEKTLKEAYSKENMKKRFKTSVMLVAEEAGEMKGYAFFSNENKSEIYLESIYVHPSQQGKGIGKKLYHTGINHYDNPTSISLIVYKGNPNLSFYEKEGFKPIEEIEGDFCGHPVAFIKMTKTL from the coding sequence TTGGAAATTAGAAAGATGGAAGAATCTGATATTGAAAGTGTAAAGGATATAGCCACCTTTACTTGGAAAGATACATATAGCTCATTTATTCCTATCGACATTCAAGAAAAAACATTAAAAGAGGCTTATTCGAAAGAAAATATGAAAAAACGATTTAAGACCTCGGTGATGCTAGTAGCTGAAGAAGCTGGAGAAATGAAGGGATATGCATTCTTTTCAAATGAAAATAAAAGTGAGATTTATCTAGAATCTATTTACGTACATCCGAGTCAACAAGGAAAAGGCATTGGGAAAAAACTATATCATACTGGGATTAATCACTACGACAATCCAACATCTATTTCACTTATAGTTTATAAAGGAAACCCGAATCTTTCTTTTTATGAAAAAGAAGGGTTTAAACCTATAGAAGAAATAGAGGGAGACTTTTGTGGACATCCAGTTGCCTTTATAAAAATGACTAAGACTTTGTAA
- a CDS encoding 3' terminal RNA ribose 2'-O-methyltransferase Hen1 translates to MQLTIQASGKDVEVISFLLAKNPNNIYERNQNGHLVRMFYSKFTEEEVEVTFFVTPDPIELSRNSSEKYDITSYINDREFVVSSIFCTFLRSALGTALNGKPKEEYASWVSHAFPFKFEFGPLASNLSDKQILDLFEPLGYEVTIAYGDADYNLNLKSKSSARYITIEGLTTLQYGLRQLFVLIPVLDNYKHYYIDQKEIEKVERYGEGWLDHHPKREFILQKALRFKEVYSLVEYEKDNGGTKKSKKDNINVRLNDLRYEKIIHYINNLAKRESIVDFGSGEGKLSNRLGFVSGIKEILAVEPSESATLKALKRFEKANQKEGFLLPTTIMGSLFYYDERLKHKDVMILCEVIEHIDENRLPKIMKTILNDYHPGNLIITTPNQEYNQVYDMAEGYRHPDHRFEWTREEFYNWCNQQNEDGKYELTFDGIGKEHEHYGYPTQMCLFTKKER, encoded by the coding sequence ATGCAACTAACGATCCAAGCATCAGGTAAAGATGTTGAGGTAATTTCATTTCTATTAGCCAAAAACCCAAATAATATATATGAAAGAAACCAGAACGGTCATTTAGTAAGAATGTTTTATAGTAAATTTACTGAAGAAGAGGTAGAAGTGACTTTCTTTGTTACACCAGATCCGATTGAACTTTCAAGGAACAGCTCCGAGAAGTATGACATTACCTCTTATATTAATGATAGGGAATTTGTAGTAAGTAGTATTTTTTGTACTTTTCTTAGATCGGCTTTAGGGACAGCGCTAAACGGAAAACCAAAAGAAGAATATGCTTCGTGGGTTAGTCATGCTTTTCCATTCAAGTTCGAGTTTGGTCCACTAGCATCAAATCTATCCGATAAACAAATTTTAGATTTATTTGAGCCTTTAGGGTATGAGGTGACTATTGCTTATGGTGATGCTGACTATAACTTAAATTTAAAATCAAAAAGTTCAGCTAGATATATTACTATAGAAGGTTTGACAACGCTTCAATATGGTTTAAGGCAGCTTTTTGTATTGATTCCGGTACTAGATAATTATAAGCACTATTATATAGATCAAAAAGAGATCGAAAAGGTTGAAAGGTATGGTGAAGGGTGGTTAGATCATCACCCTAAGAGAGAATTTATTCTACAGAAAGCACTTCGTTTCAAGGAGGTTTATAGCTTGGTAGAATATGAAAAGGACAATGGGGGTACGAAAAAAAGTAAAAAAGATAATATTAACGTACGGTTAAACGATTTAAGGTATGAGAAAATCATACATTATATTAATAATTTGGCGAAAAGAGAAAGTATTGTTGACTTTGGTTCGGGAGAAGGTAAGTTATCTAATAGACTAGGTTTTGTAAGTGGTATAAAAGAAATATTGGCAGTTGAACCATCAGAGTCTGCAACCCTTAAAGCTTTAAAACGATTTGAGAAAGCTAATCAAAAGGAAGGCTTCCTTTTGCCTACAACAATCATGGGTTCGCTTTTCTATTATGATGAAAGATTAAAGCATAAAGATGTTATGATTTTGTGCGAAGTAATTGAACATATTGATGAGAATCGATTACCTAAAATTATGAAGACGATTTTAAATGACTATCACCCTGGTAATCTAATTATTACTACACCTAACCAGGAATATAATCAAGTTTATGATATGGCTGAAGGGTATCGACATCCTGATCACCGTTTTGAATGGACTAGAGAAGAGTTTTATAACTGGTGTAATCAGCAAAATGAAGATGGAAAGTATGAGTTGACGTTTGATGGTATTGGAAAAGAACATGAACACTATGGATACCCAACCCAAATGTGTTTATTTACGAAAAAGGAGAGATAA
- a CDS encoding GNAT family N-acetyltransferase, which yields MDLWRNKEFSICTNKDYLDINVIHSYLSEEAYWSKGIPMENVKKSIKNSSLCFGVYKGEVGQEGSVQIGFARVISDFSSFAYLCDVFILPNFQKQGLAKWLMDIMINHQELTSVRRFMLATKDAHSLYVKYGFEPINNPEFFMQLVRKQPYQE from the coding sequence ATGGATTTGTGGAGGAATAAAGAGTTTTCTATATGTACGAATAAAGATTATTTAGATATAAATGTGATTCATAGTTATTTAAGTGAAGAAGCATACTGGTCAAAAGGTATACCAATGGAGAACGTAAAAAAATCAATCAAAAATAGTTCTTTATGCTTTGGGGTGTATAAAGGGGAAGTTGGGCAAGAAGGGTCCGTACAAATTGGCTTTGCCAGAGTCATTTCAGATTTCTCATCTTTCGCTTACCTATGTGATGTGTTCATATTACCAAACTTTCAAAAGCAAGGTTTAGCTAAATGGCTAATGGACATTATGATTAATCATCAAGAATTGACAAGCGTTCGTAGATTTATGCTAGCGACAAAAGATGCTCACTCGTTGTATGTTAAATATGGTTTTGAACCAATTAACAACCCAGAGTTCTTTATGCAATTAGTTCGTAAACAGCCATATCAAGAATAA
- a CDS encoding phage head spike fiber domain-containing protein, which produces MKKRITSITMVFILLLGIVSNFAPTTALAAAYHDTGSNPSIALSDSGVAIEVHEGGLDNKLFFNVGKVTNGEVVWKNGKDNGENYDKGIDPYVAISPNGKYVVEVHENNNAFSRALYYNVGKITDGGDLVWIKGKDNGTQYDDGVSPTVAVNNDGTVVEIHKHQNNGGLYFNIGKVNDDGTITWDKGKDSGTYFDTGDRPSVTLTADGTVVEVHEAPTSSSKLFYNIGKVNHDTGNIDWNKGKDSGTFYDDGYSPSVSINADGIITEVHLSSKFESNKLMNNMGVLTGDTIYWYSVNSQEQKAPSYDTGNNPSVAINNHNQTVEIHQGTDGTTRNNTLYTSVATVKAKEMVGFALYDGTSNGKEFDEGDRPSLAMTDSGTVLEVHYDLRFGDSGSSVYFNGGTLNSDGKINWWKGTDSGTRYGYGSFPSVAMSEDGTIVEVHEDGAGSSKMYYTIGKLDEESKSIQLNADNAIYFADGTNPQIELLEDGTVIETHVKDEKLYYNLGVLNKEEEKIYWYKEDPTNSNKTISTLSVDGGVKPSITATNDGKVVQVFRIENRSSFDRFLENNQWLAGFADYSGNILFYMTGEIVGDTINWNDAQKYGTFEGKTSAYQTDMDINDDGSIIETHFSADSLSHPNNLYYRTGKLVDDLIEWTSADIFYDTGRYPTISLNNEGKIVTLHNSEVGQGIFSNTGELVSLKYPNAFVDQNPLLNAKVDIPTLKLTYPTDDYMNMSIASDGTAVSVYENTDGGLSYQLGNAEGDNVQWITDYPSNEVQDGKDEIKYSPSGHKPSVVITDDKAIIETHIEGVDDLVYNIGHIIESDGKKVIKWNKPRSDAFMSMYTVFGKGTETYVDIMSDGTVVETHNDGKDNISYSIGEYLQTETLGIDLFTSNDTDEEYISGITRNISQVPLPVIKDLDANGNPDPNGKNVVFGVKSAVENQLFTDDVMPFSWNTDGFIGTVIIDKDSNYANPDHVEKLKDEINQYQKSIEQSFYNAFNNLLPSIDQFTASNATDIVPTDEWLFGRGVYKLEVDGTTTKQNIRQVVSEDSILDYLNKPTVGNAINSREFTYSVYLKADVPNGETQPVTLRLRDKESVNVVEQTFNVTNEWQEYSVSKYFNQGSDDLRVFLYPKGKESSEAGYVYAAAAQLRETMPDLDKFRTSYAKISEASDQDSPTGDRVYEIATEKAFEPTAKNINRILNINPKGQEYTYSVWLKDGDLEDGESQPVTLKLIDSFYLDRQEAEKTVNITNQWKEYSVTGYFAKDGEFLEIILYPTGLKLYSDINDYVEEDATIYATGSTLTSKVPELFTRLDNSDIEYETIIWKNVDVDKEQTGTVYTTGNQPSIAVNDDGHVVATMHNDGKVYYNTGQLQDDAIEWDNTTEDGTFKPIELDKGWDPIVDIDRSGNIAVFYNTIDSYSYAIGHYSQGTLDWDKKGERLSDIEFGTRDIAMAMYSDSNQNIYYGFKNSNPLKLNEDVVENVSDSADEKYYSRFSDTDWQNSGITIDDGSLTAPNGTPSQKLTQTELNGRIQQFVDIDSDGKTYTFGVWMKADEPHQAQIKIQNRHNTESTGIKVDVTTDWKYFSVTSDQPFSTNDGVTAVLWPSAYNNGATNSVYVWGTELIER; this is translated from the coding sequence ATGAAAAAGAGAATTACTAGCATTACGATGGTCTTTATATTACTTTTAGGGATAGTAAGCAATTTTGCTCCAACTACAGCTCTTGCAGCAGCTTACCATGACACAGGAAGCAATCCATCGATCGCTTTAAGTGACTCAGGGGTAGCAATTGAGGTGCATGAAGGTGGTCTTGATAATAAACTATTCTTCAATGTAGGGAAAGTAACAAATGGTGAGGTTGTTTGGAAGAATGGAAAAGATAATGGAGAAAATTACGATAAAGGGATAGACCCTTATGTTGCCATTAGTCCAAATGGGAAATATGTTGTTGAAGTGCATGAAAACAATAATGCCTTTAGTAGGGCTTTATATTATAATGTCGGGAAAATAACAGATGGAGGAGACCTTGTCTGGATAAAAGGAAAAGACAATGGAACTCAGTATGATGATGGGGTATCTCCTACTGTTGCAGTAAATAATGATGGAACGGTTGTAGAAATACACAAACATCAAAATAATGGTGGTTTATACTTTAACATCGGTAAAGTTAACGATGATGGAACGATCACTTGGGATAAGGGGAAAGATAGTGGAACATATTTTGATACAGGTGATCGTCCATCTGTGACCTTAACGGCTGATGGAACAGTTGTTGAAGTCCATGAAGCACCTACTAGTTCGAGTAAGTTATTTTACAATATTGGTAAGGTGAATCATGATACAGGAAATATTGACTGGAATAAGGGGAAGGATAGTGGAACATTTTATGATGATGGCTACTCCCCTTCTGTTTCGATAAACGCGGATGGCATTATTACAGAAGTACATTTATCAAGTAAATTTGAAAGTAATAAACTAATGAATAATATGGGTGTCCTTACTGGTGATACAATCTATTGGTACTCGGTTAATAGTCAGGAACAAAAGGCACCAAGTTATGATACAGGCAACAACCCTTCCGTAGCAATAAATAATCATAATCAAACGGTAGAAATCCATCAAGGAACGGATGGAACGACCCGAAATAATACCTTATACACAAGTGTAGCTACTGTAAAAGCAAAAGAAATGGTTGGTTTTGCTTTATATGATGGTACTAGTAACGGAAAAGAATTTGATGAGGGAGATCGCCCTAGTCTTGCGATGACTGATTCTGGTACCGTACTTGAAGTGCATTACGACCTTAGGTTTGGAGATAGTGGTAGTTCAGTATACTTTAATGGTGGTACCTTGAATAGTGATGGTAAAATTAACTGGTGGAAAGGGACTGATTCTGGCACAAGGTATGGATATGGTAGTTTTCCATCCGTTGCAATGAGTGAAGATGGAACGATAGTAGAAGTCCATGAAGATGGCGCTGGTAGTTCTAAAATGTATTATACAATTGGGAAACTAGATGAAGAGTCGAAATCCATTCAGTTAAATGCGGATAATGCCATTTACTTCGCAGATGGAACGAACCCACAAATAGAGTTACTAGAAGATGGAACGGTTATTGAAACACATGTTAAAGACGAAAAACTATATTATAATCTTGGTGTGTTAAATAAAGAGGAAGAAAAAATCTATTGGTATAAAGAAGATCCAACTAACTCGAATAAAACCATCAGTACACTATCTGTTGATGGAGGTGTAAAACCTTCAATAACAGCAACGAACGATGGTAAGGTTGTACAGGTTTTCAGAATTGAAAATAGAAGTTCATTTGATCGGTTTCTAGAAAATAACCAGTGGTTAGCTGGTTTCGCTGATTATTCAGGAAATATACTCTTTTATATGACAGGGGAAATAGTTGGGGACACGATTAACTGGAATGACGCGCAGAAGTATGGCACATTTGAAGGGAAAACAAGTGCCTATCAAACGGATATGGATATAAATGATGATGGTTCCATTATCGAAACACACTTCAGTGCTGACTCTTTATCGCATCCTAATAATTTATATTATAGGACGGGTAAATTAGTAGATGATTTAATTGAATGGACTAGTGCTGATATTTTCTACGATACGGGTAGATATCCTACTATTTCACTAAATAATGAAGGAAAGATTGTAACCCTACACAATTCAGAAGTAGGTCAAGGGATATTTAGTAATACCGGTGAATTAGTAAGTTTAAAATATCCAAATGCTTTTGTTGATCAAAATCCTTTATTAAATGCAAAAGTGGATATTCCAACATTAAAATTGACGTACCCGACAGATGACTATATGAACATGTCGATTGCTAGTGATGGAACTGCCGTATCTGTATATGAAAATACAGACGGTGGCTTATCGTATCAACTAGGTAATGCGGAAGGTGATAATGTACAGTGGATTACCGACTATCCAAGCAATGAGGTACAAGATGGAAAAGATGAAATAAAATATAGCCCATCAGGACATAAACCATCTGTTGTAATCACAGATGATAAAGCGATTATTGAAACGCATATCGAAGGTGTGGATGACCTTGTTTACAATATCGGTCATATTATTGAGAGTGATGGTAAGAAAGTAATTAAATGGAATAAACCGCGATCAGATGCGTTTATGTCCATGTATACTGTTTTTGGAAAAGGAACAGAAACCTATGTAGATATCATGAGTGATGGAACTGTAGTGGAAACTCATAATGATGGAAAAGATAACATCAGTTATAGCATAGGAGAGTATCTACAAACGGAAACATTGGGAATTGACTTATTTACTTCAAACGATACGGATGAGGAATATATTAGTGGAATTACCCGTAATATATCACAAGTTCCATTGCCAGTCATAAAAGATTTAGATGCCAACGGGAATCCAGATCCGAATGGGAAGAATGTTGTCTTTGGCGTTAAAAGCGCAGTGGAAAATCAATTATTCACAGATGACGTGATGCCGTTTAGCTGGAATACAGATGGATTTATTGGGACTGTTATAATAGACAAAGATTCGAATTATGCCAATCCCGATCATGTAGAAAAATTAAAAGATGAGATTAATCAATACCAGAAATCGATCGAACAATCTTTCTACAATGCTTTCAATAATTTGCTTCCATCTATTGATCAATTTACAGCATCGAATGCTACAGATATTGTACCAACAGATGAATGGTTATTTGGTAGAGGTGTATATAAATTAGAAGTAGATGGTACGACAACGAAACAAAATATTAGACAAGTAGTAAGCGAAGACTCAATATTAGATTATCTTAATAAACCAACAGTAGGTAATGCGATAAATTCTCGCGAATTTACGTACTCCGTTTATTTAAAGGCAGATGTACCTAATGGCGAGACACAGCCTGTAACGCTTAGATTGAGAGATAAAGAGTCTGTCAATGTAGTCGAGCAAACGTTTAATGTTACAAATGAATGGCAGGAATATAGCGTTTCGAAGTACTTTAATCAGGGAAGCGATGATCTTAGGGTATTCCTATATCCAAAAGGAAAAGAAAGCTCAGAGGCTGGCTATGTTTATGCAGCAGCAGCGCAGTTAAGGGAAACGATGCCGGATTTAGATAAATTTAGAACATCTTATGCGAAGATAAGTGAAGCTTCAGATCAGGATTCTCCGACTGGTGATCGTGTTTATGAAATAGCAACAGAAAAAGCCTTTGAACCTACAGCGAAGAATATTAATAGAATATTAAACATTAATCCAAAGGGGCAAGAATACACGTATTCCGTTTGGTTAAAAGATGGAGACTTAGAGGATGGCGAATCGCAGCCTGTTACATTAAAGTTAATAGATTCATTTTACTTAGATAGACAAGAAGCCGAAAAAACAGTAAATATAACAAATCAATGGAAAGAGTATAGCGTAACGGGTTATTTTGCTAAGGATGGTGAATTTCTAGAGATTATTTTATACCCTACGGGTCTTAAGCTATATTCTGACATTAATGATTACGTGGAAGAAGACGCAACAATCTATGCAACGGGTTCAACCTTAACTAGTAAAGTACCTGAACTATTTACGAGATTAGATAATTCAGATATTGAATATGAAACCATTATATGGAAAAATGTAGACGTAGATAAAGAGCAAACAGGTACAGTGTATACTACAGGTAATCAGCCGAGTATTGCTGTAAATGATGATGGTCACGTGGTTGCTACTATGCATAACGATGGGAAGGTCTACTATAACACGGGTCAACTTCAAGATGATGCAATTGAATGGGACAATACCACTGAAGACGGTACATTCAAACCAATCGAGCTTGATAAAGGTTGGGACCCTATTGTAGATATCGATCGCAGTGGAAACATTGCTGTATTTTATAACACAATTGATTCTTATTCTTATGCGATTGGTCACTATAGTCAAGGGACATTGGATTGGGATAAAAAAGGTGAACGATTATCCGACATAGAATTTGGTACTAGGGATATAGCCATGGCTATGTATTCAGATTCAAACCAAAACATATATTATGGATTTAAAAATAGCAACCCGTTAAAACTAAACGAAGATGTTGTTGAGAACGTAAGCGATAGTGCAGATGAAAAATACTATAGTCGCTTTTCAGATACTGATTGGCAAAATAGCGGAATCACTATTGATGATGGTTCACTCACTGCACCTAATGGGACACCTTCACAAAAATTAACACAAACAGAGCTTAACGGTAGGATACAACAGTTTGTAGATATTGATTCGGATGGAAAGACATATACATTTGGCGTATGGATGAAAGCTGATGAGCCTCATCAAGCTCAGATAAAGATTCAAAATCGCCACAATACAGAATCAACGGGTATCAAAGTTGATGTCACAACAGATTGGAAATATTTCTCTGTAACATCTGATCAACCCTTTTCAACTAATGATGGTGTAACTGCTGTATTATGGCCAAGTGCTTACAATAATGGAGCAACAAACTCTGTATACGTATGGGGAACAGAGCTTATAGAAAGATAA
- a CDS encoding YbaN family protein, producing MTIKKIKSVLFFILGFISLVIGVAGTILPVLPGGPFYLFAAFCFAKSSKRIDKWFKGTSIYQKYVLAFLQKKGMTLKEKIRINVIADFFILMSIFYVDIPLVKVILLLVAFYKHYYFIKKIKTIDPNSNETKSVMNEKPN from the coding sequence ATGACAATTAAAAAAATAAAAAGTGTTCTGTTTTTTATACTTGGATTCATATCTCTTGTAATCGGGGTTGCAGGGACGATTCTCCCTGTTTTGCCAGGTGGTCCATTTTACTTATTTGCCGCTTTTTGTTTTGCAAAAAGTTCTAAGCGAATTGATAAGTGGTTTAAAGGCACTTCAATATATCAAAAATACGTTTTAGCATTTCTTCAGAAAAAAGGGATGACCTTAAAAGAAAAAATCAGAATAAATGTGATTGCAGATTTTTTTATTTTGATGTCTATATTTTATGTGGATATCCCTCTAGTTAAAGTCATTTTGTTATTGGTTGCCTTCTACAAACATTACTACTTTATAAAGAAAATTAAGACAATTGATCCAAACAGCAATGAGACAAAGAGCGTAATGAATGAAAAGCCTAATTAA